The Gadus macrocephalus chromosome 20, ASM3116895v1 genome includes a region encoding these proteins:
- the pdzk1 gene encoding LOW QUALITY PROTEIN: Na(+)/H(+) exchange regulatory cofactor NHE-RF3 (The sequence of the model RefSeq protein was modified relative to this genomic sequence to represent the inferred CDS: inserted 4 bases in 3 codons) — MSGFVQRVMALTKRPGQTFGFFLRAEQGEAGHLVRCLDMGGAAELAGMRDGDRILRVNGTFVDDLPHQRVVELVKERGVSVTFSVIDAASYERAKTEGVDLSVTHPRPPAVAAGGVPAALGPAGTPRLCYLVKASAGYGFSLRSVLGELGVFLTQVSXGGVAERAGARTNDRLLEVNGASVEQATHEQVVERIRVADGALMFLLVDEDTYRYYQTNQMMVGAGLATVKHLPHQPRIVYLTKXTEGYGFLLKEDPKTKAHLIKDIDVGSPARRGGLXDGDRLVALDGAALESQSHEAAVEHIRRAGGACCLLVVDPDTDRMYKMAGVSPMLYWEETKGSASPPATPTPSTCRPPPRPAPAGDREEQQQEQEEEEEQKEEELKPKLCKMQKTSAGYGFHINGIRGVCGQHIEEVVQGGAADLAGLQDGDVVVEVNSVNVESSAHEEVVALVHRSGASLELLVASQRVYDRLRARGAPITPTLLGPGPGVQTQATVEPRAGTPPPPDPPRPGEDAIGVVCLV; from the exons ATGTCGGGTTTCGTCCAGCGTGTGATGGCGCTGACCAAGCGGCCCGGGCAGACCTTCGGGTTCTTCCTGCGCGCGGAGCAGGGCGAGGCGGGGCACCTGGTGCGCTGCCTGGACATGGGCGGCGCCGCCGAGCTGGCCGGCATGAGGGATGGCGACCGCATCCTCAGGGTGAACGGGACCTTCGTGGACGACCTGCCCCACCAGCGG gtggtggagctggtgaagGAGAGGGGCGTGTCCGTGACCTTCAGCGTGATCGACGCCGCGTCCTACGAGCGGGCCAAGACCGAGGGGGTGGACCTGTCCGTCACGCACCCCCGCCCGCCGGccgtggcggcggggggggtccCCGCGGCGCTGGGCCCCGCGGGGACCCCCAGGCTCTGCTACCTGGTCAAGGCCAGCGCCGGCTACGGCTTCTCCCTGCGGTCGGTCCTGG GCGAGCTGGGCGTGTTCCTGACCCAGGTGT TCGGGGGCGTGGCCGAGCGAGCGGGGGCCCGGACCAACGACCGGCTGCTGGAGGTGAACGGGGCGAGCGTGGAGCAGGCCACGCACGagcaggtggtggagaggatCAGGGTGGCGGACGGCGCCCTCATGTTCCTATTGGTGGACGAGGACACATACCGCTACTACCAGACCAATCAGATGATGGTAGGGGCGGGGCTGGCCACCGTGAAGCACCTCCCACACCAGCCACGCATCGTTTACCTCACCAA GACCGAGGGGTACGGCTTCCTGCTCAAGGAGGACCCCAAGACCAAAG CCCACCTCATCAAGGACATCGACGTGGGGAGCCCGGcccggaggggggggc gtgaCGGGGACCGGCTGGTGGCCCTGGACGGGGCGGCGCTGGAGAGCCAATCCCACGAGGCGGCGGTGGAGCACATCCGACGGGCGGGTGGCGCGTGCTGCCTCCTGGTGGTGGACCCCGACACCGACAGGATGTACAAGATG GCCGGCGTGTCCCCCATGCTCTACTGGGAGGAGACCAAGGGGTCTGCGTCCCCCCCAGCTACTCCGACGCCATCCACCTgccggccccccccccgcccagcaccAGCAGGCGACAGGGAGGAGCAGcaacaggagcaggaggaggaggaggagcagaaggaggaggagctcaaGCCTAAACTGTGCAAGATGCAGAAGACGTCCGCAGGCTACGGCTTCCACATCAACGGCATCCGGGGCGTGTGTGGGCAGCACATCGAAGAG gtgGTGCAGGGTGGGGCGGCCGACCTCGCCGGGCTGCAGGACGGcgacgtggtggtggaggtgaacaGCGTCAACGTGGAGAGCTCCGCCCACGAGGAGGTGGTGGCGCTGGTCCATCGCAGCGGCGCCTCCCTGGAGCTGCTGGTGGCCTCGCAGCGTGTCTATGACCGGCTCCGGGCCCGGGGGGCGCCCATCACCCCCACGCTGCTGGGACCGGGCCCCGGGGTCCAGACCCAGGCCACGGTGGAGCCCCGggccgggacccccccccccccggaccccccccgcCCGGGAGAGG ACGCCATCGGTGTCGTCTGCCTCGTCTGA
- the si:ch73-390b10.2 gene encoding Golgi pH regulator: MSFLVDSVIMFTSQVLFFGFGWLFFMRQLFKDYEVRQYVVQVVFSITFAFSCTMFELIIFEILGALSSSSRYFHWKLNLYVILLVLIFVVPFYIGYFVVSNIRLLQRQKLLFACVVWFTFMYFFWKLGDPFPILSPKHGILSIEQLISRVGVIGVTLMALLSGFGAVNCPYTYMSYFLRNVTDSDILALERRLLQTMDMIVSKKKRMAMTRRQMYQRGEDQNKQTGFWAMIKSVTSSPSGTENLSLVQQEVDALEELSRQLFLETVDLQTTKERIEYSKTFQGKYFNFLGYFFSIYCVWKIFMATINIVFDRVGKTDPVTRGIEITVNWLGIQFDVKFWSQHISFILVGIIIVTSIRGLLITLTKFFYAISSSKSSNVIVLVLAQIMGMYFVSSVLLMRMSMPLEYRSIVTEVLGELQFNFYHRWFDVIFLVSALSSILFLYLAHKQAPEKQMVL, translated from the exons ATGTCGTTCCTCGTGGACTCCGTCATCATGTTCACCTCTCAG GTGCTCTTCTTTGGTTTCGGATGGCTGTTCTTTATGCGACAGCTCTTCAAAGATTACGAG GTGCGGCAGTATGTGGTCCAAGTCGTCTTCTCCATCACCTTTGCCTTCTCATGCACCATGTTTGAGCTCATCATCTTTGAGATTCTTGGTGCATTAAGCAGTAG CTCCCGGTATTTCCACTGGAAGCTGAACTTGTACGTGATCCTGCTGGTGCTCATCTTCGTGGTGCCGTTCTACATCGGCTACTTTGTGGTCAGCAACATACGCCTGC TGCAGAGACAGAAGCTCCTGTTcgcgtgtgtggtgtggtttACCTTCATGTACTTCTTCTGGAAGCTGGGCGACCCCTTCCCAATCCTCAGCCCCAAACACg GCATCCTGTCCATCGAGCAGCTGATCAGCCGCGTGGGGGTCATCGGGGTCACCCTGATGGCCCTGCTGTCGGGGTTCGGTGCCGTCAACTGCCCCTACACCTACATGTCCTACTTCCTCAG GAACGTGACAGACAGCGACATCCTGGCCCTGGAGAGGAGGTTGCTCCAGACTATGGACATGATCGTCAGCAAGAAGAAAAG GATGGCGATGACGCGGCGGCAGATGTACCAGCGCGGCGAGGACCAGAACAAGCAGACGGGCTTCTGGGCCATGATCAAGAGCGTGACGTCCTCGCCGTCGGGCACCGAGA ACCTCTCCCTGGTGCAGCAGGAGGTGGAcgccctggaggagctgagccGGCAGCTGTTCCTGGAGACGGTGGACCTCCAGACCACcaag GAGCGCATCGAGTACTCCAAGACGTTCCAGGGGAAATACTTTAACTTCCTGGGATACTTCTTCTCCATCTACTGTGTCTGGAAAATCTTCATG GCCACAATAAACATCGTGTTCGACCGCGTTGGGAAGACGGACCCCGTGACGAGGGGGATCGAGATCACCGTCAACTGGCTCGGCATTCAGTTTGAT gtgaagTTTTGGTCGCAGCACATCTCCTTCATCTTGGTGGGCATCATCATCGTCACCTCCATCCGAGGTCTTCTCATCACCCTGACCAAG TTCTTCTACGCCATCTCCAGTAGCAAGTCGTCCAACGTGATCGTCCTGGTCCTGGCTCAGATCATG gGCATGTACTTTGTGTCCTCGGTGCTGCTCATGAGGATGAGCATGCCTCTGGAGTACCGCTCCATCGTGACCGAGGTCCTCGGAGAGCTGCAGTTCAACTTCTACCACCGCTGGTTCGACGTCATCTTCCTCGTCAGCGCGCTCTCCAgcatcctcttcctctacctcgcTCACAAGCAGGCGCCCGAGAAACAGATGGTCCTCtga
- the LOC132448996 gene encoding coiled-coil domain-containing protein 85A-like — MERSIFLSAPLRSVSLRWHWSEASSNQPRAVPLGGLVGAPLWPCRAAAGGLVTASCSPPGGTQSRQARITGSSPAHLARITGSSPAHLARITGSSPAHLARITGSSPAHLARINGSSPAHLARITGSSPAHLARITGSSPAHLARITGSSPAHLARINGSSPAHLARINGSSPAHLARITGSGPAHLARITGSGLTYNL, encoded by the coding sequence ATGGAACGGTCCATCTTCCTTTCTGCACCGCTGCGCTCCGTCTCTCTGCGCTGGCATTGGTCAGAGGCATCGTCCAATCAGCCGAGAGCTGTGCCTCTCGGTGGCCTCGTAGGCGCCCCCCTGTGGCCATGCAGAGCGGCTGCAGGCGGTTTGGTCACcgcctcctgctctcctcctggTGGGACTCAGAGTCGCCAGGCCCGTATCACAGGTtctagccccgcccacctggccCGTATCACAGGTtctagccccgcccacctggccCGTATCACAGGTtctagccccgcccacctggccCGTATCACAGGTtctagccccgcccacctggccCGTATCAACGGctctagccccgcccacctggccCGTATCACAGGTtctagccccgcccacctggccCGTATCACAGGTtctagccccgcccacctggccCGTATCACAGGctctagccccgcccacctggccCGTATCAACGGctctagccccgcccacctggccCGTATCAACGGctctagccccgcccacctggccCGTATCACAGgctctggccccgcccacctggccCGTATCACAGGTTCTGGCCTCACCTACAACCTGTGA
- the cfap91 gene encoding cilia- and flagella-associated protein 91 produces MSLSVTRTASVKHRSAKGFRPQRAYDYLYDPVHTVSGEADHARSSFKAYASADRLRRVQDFDSMFSSNPRFALQLSAVDPVPPSMDRRWPGAMERHRHTVQALDGVAPGSRSWLRETDCDVNAADRWKFSTRPLIAFDRLPRQDLLPLQQNAPTGLYHRTVGVQTDYRDSEAQTDPYSPEYVVRPGTAHPELLLLASLTWGGGLPAGLAEVEMIERARAKRLWEAGLPPVEDLEQLERRRAMMEAMETREWAFREGEIQRLQEARLAALRDLLHQRAQEQTQATAQRQDLNLTRHQSHKESKLRQIHGDYILSLRKLTAKRANVEGRLERRDVVRDHTDHASQAYAPLTRGGSVPDRVHSRSVGGVSSRFLDTYQGLLELEASLPASVLEPRIQAPGPRASRGFVGRAERREMELTQTHEALRAEKDRVEVIKPLRFLVKKERPAPQRPPTPSVDPPPEGEEEREVAAIVLQKLLRGRSIQYQMFAGKEKNLALIQEVRTTHALLGEEQRLLRTQTALVLGQQSQRDQQSQQEAEAAASRDGLVGAELVELLDSLAKELIRLQEERRIHAMALLAERERRLREAEESGRRQVEERRRREQDEIFRQVVQVQQATVELYLEDIILGVVESTAGQQARDEVQRMACEVNDVAYALEESHSEQQAEELVSALVFSFLIPEVQRISVRQKVRDRQRRHLAAAQVVINGATGGPRHPAPVQTPGPSSEGPQVQTPGPGSGGPQVQTTGPGSGGPQVQTLGPSSGGPQVQTPGPGSGGPPGGPRDPQGGDPTDDAVL; encoded by the exons ATGAGTTTATCTGTGACCCGCACCGCGTCGGTCAAACACCGGAGCGCTAAAGGCTTCAGACCGCAGCGCGCCTATGACTACTTATACG acCCGGTGCACACGGTGTCCGGGGAGGCGGACCACGCCCGGTCCAGCTTCAAGGCCTACGCGTCTGCGGACCGCCTG AGGAGAGTGCAGGACTTTGACTCCATGTTCAGCTCCAACCCGCGGTTCGCCCTCCAGCTGAGCGCCGTGGACCCGGTGCCGCCCTCCATGGACCGCCGCTGGCCCGGAGCCATGGAGCGGCACCGACACACAGTGCAAGCCCTGGACGG AGTCGCTCCGGGGAGCAGGTCTTGGCTCAGAGAGACGGACTGCGATGTGAACGCAGCGGACAGATGGAAGTTCTCCACACG ACCCCTCATCGCCTTCGACCGCCTCCCGCGCCAGGACCTCCTCCC GCTCCAGCAGAATGCCCCGACCGGACTGTACCATCGCACTGTGGGGGTCCAGACGGACTACAGAGACAGCGAGGCCCAGACGGACCCCTACAGCCCGGAGTACGTGGTTCGACCCGGGACGGCCCAccctgagctgctgctgctggcctctCTGACCTGGG GTGGAGGCCTGCCCGCCGGCCTGGCGGAGGTGGAGATGATCGAGCGGGCTCGGGCCAAGCGGCTCTGGGAGGCGGGCCTGCCCCCCGTGGAGGacctggagcagctggagcgCCGGAGGGCCATGATGGAGGCCATGGAGACCCGGGAGTGGGCcttcagggagggggagatccAACG GCTGCAGGAGGCCCGTCTGGCCGCCCTGAGGGACCTGCTCCACCAGAGAGCCCAGGAACAGACCCAGGCCACCGCCCAGCGCCAGGACCTCAACCTCACCCGGCACCAGAGCCACAAGGAGAGCAAGCTCCGGCAGATCCACGGCGACTACATCCTCT CGCTGAGGAAGCTGACGGCGAAGCGCGCCAACGTGGAGGGGCGGCTGGAGCGCCGGGACGTCGTCCGCGACCACACGGACCACGCCTCCCAGGCCTACGCCCCCCTGACCCGCGGCGGCTCCGTCCCTGACCGCGTCCACAGCCGGAGCGTCGGGGGGGTCAGCAGCCGCTTCCTGGACACCTACCAAG GGCTGCTGGAGTTGGAGGCGTCCCTCCCGGCCTCCGTCCTGGAGCCCAGGATCCAGGCCCCCGGACCCAGGGCCAGCAGGGGCTTCGTGGGGCGCGCCGAGCGCAGGGAGATGGAGCTGACGCAGACCCACGAG GCCCTGAGGGCAGAGAAGGACCGCGTGGAGGTCATTAAGCCGCTGCGCTTCCTGGTGAAGAAGGAGAGACCCGCCCCCCAGCGCCCGCCCACCCCCAGCGTAGACCCGCCCCCCGAG ggggaggaggagagggaggtggccGCCATCGTCCTGCAGAAACTACTGAGAGGGAGAAGCATCCAGTACCAG atGTTTGCGGGTAAGGAGAAGAACCTGGCCCTGATCCAGGAGGTGAGGACCACCCACGccctgctgggggaggagcagaggctgTTGAGGACCCAAACCGCCCTGGTGCTGGGCCAGCAGAGCCAGAGGGACCAGCAGAGCCAGCAG gaggcggaggcggcggcaTCCCGGGACGGCCTGGTGGGGGCGGagctggtggagctgctggactCCCTGGCCAAGGAGCTGATTCGTCTGCAGGAGGAGCGCCGGATCCACGCCATGGCGCTATTGGCCGAGAGGGAGCGGCGTCTgcgggaggcggaggagagcgggcggaggcaggtggaggagcggcggcggcgggagcaGGACGAGATCTTCCGGCAG GTGGTGCAGGTGCAGCAGGCCACGGTGGAGCTGTACCTGGAGGACATCATCCTGGGAGTGGTGGAGAGCACGGCGGGGCAGCAGGCGCGGGACGAGGTGCAGAGGATGGCCTGCGAGGTCAACGACGTGGCCTACGCCCTGGAGGAGAG ccACAGCGAGCAGCAGGCTGAGGAGCTGGTGTCGGCGTTGGTGTTCAGCTTCCTGATCCCGGAGGTCCAGAGGATCAGCGTCAGACAGAAAG tgcggGACAGACAGCGGAGACACTTGGCCGCAGCCCAGGTAGTCATCAACGGGGCCACAGGGGGTCCTCGCCATCCGGCCCCCGTCCAGACCCCCGGACCCAGCTCTGAGGGGCCCCAGGTCCAGACCCCCGGAcccggctcaggggggccccaGGTCCAGACCACCGGACCAGGCTCAGGGGGGCCCCAGGTCCAGACCCTCGGACCCAGCTCAGGGGGGCCCCAGGTCCAGACCCCCGGAcccggctcaggggggcccccCGGCGGACCCAGGGACCCCCAGGGGGGGGACCCCACTGACGACGCTGTGCTCTGA